A genomic window from Streptomyces broussonetiae includes:
- a CDS encoding vWA domain-containing protein: protein MAAISLRKVEETAPALVSLYKTAGVCLRRNGLDGLRAAVYLVVDHSGSMRPYYQDGSVQTLADRVLGLSAHLDDDGRVPVVFFSTDIDALSDITLDGHEGAVERIVAGLGHMGRTSYHLAMDTVIDHYLDSGATDPALVVFQTDGGPISRPAAERYLCKAARLPLFWQFVGFGDPDGKQFDFLRKLDELAVPGKRIVDNAGFFHAGRDPRRLSDAELYDRLVAEFPRWLEAARAAGIVTPPA from the coding sequence ATGGCCGCGATCAGTCTGCGCAAGGTGGAGGAGACCGCGCCCGCGCTGGTCAGCCTGTACAAGACCGCAGGGGTCTGCCTGCGCAGGAACGGCCTGGACGGGCTGCGCGCAGCCGTCTACCTCGTGGTCGATCACTCCGGCTCCATGCGCCCGTACTACCAGGACGGCAGCGTGCAGACGCTCGCCGACCGGGTGCTCGGCCTGTCCGCGCACCTGGACGACGACGGGCGGGTGCCGGTGGTGTTCTTCTCCACCGACATCGACGCGCTCAGCGACATCACCCTCGACGGGCACGAGGGCGCCGTCGAACGGATCGTGGCCGGGCTCGGGCACATGGGCAGGACCAGCTATCACCTGGCGATGGACACCGTCATCGACCACTACCTGGACAGCGGCGCCACCGACCCCGCCCTCGTCGTCTTCCAGACCGACGGCGGCCCGATCAGCAGGCCCGCCGCCGAACGGTATCTGTGCAAGGCGGCCAGACTGCCGCTGTTCTGGCAGTTCGTCGGCTTCGGCGACCCGGACGGCAAGCAGTTCGACTTCCTGCGGAAACTGGACGAGCTGGCCGTGCCCGGCAAGCGGATCGTGGACAACGCCGGCTTCTTCCACGCCGGCCGGGACCCGCGCCGCCTGTCCGACGCCGAGCTGTACGACCGGCTCGTCGCCGAGTTCCCGCGGTGGCTCGAGGCCGCACGCGCCGCCGGGATCGTCACACCTCCCGCCTGA
- a CDS encoding acyl-CoA dehydrogenase family protein produces the protein MRFLPDTEQLAFAGSLHAMLTAADTPTVIREWSGGDHTRGRALWHRVAEAGVFGLTVPQERGGLGRHPVELALAFVELGRHAMPGPLVETVAAAVLLQDPALARRFLPGLLAGTELATVATAPGGSVRDAAAVPLALDADTAGLRLALAPDGLRLASPAGPPRRSLDPARRLTPLLPDGELLSPRPPYDLALTWARLATAAQALGVGLALVDRTVEYVRRRTQFGVPVGSFQAVKHRLADTATALEFARPLLFGAALSLHPGDVAAAKLKSCEAAYTAARTALQLHGAIGYTAEYDLSLWLTKARALRTAWGTPEECRELFLEDALKGPAGG, from the coding sequence ATGCGCTTCCTGCCCGACACCGAACAGCTCGCCTTCGCCGGCTCGCTGCACGCGATGCTGACGGCCGCGGACACTCCGACGGTGATCCGCGAGTGGAGCGGCGGCGACCACACGCGCGGGCGTGCGCTGTGGCACCGGGTGGCCGAGGCGGGGGTGTTCGGCCTGACGGTGCCGCAGGAGCGGGGCGGGCTGGGCCGGCATCCGGTGGAACTGGCGCTGGCCTTCGTGGAGTTGGGACGGCATGCGATGCCGGGCCCGCTGGTGGAGACGGTGGCGGCGGCCGTGCTCCTCCAGGACCCTGCACTCGCGCGGCGCTTCTTGCCGGGGCTCCTGGCGGGGACCGAACTCGCGACCGTGGCGACGGCCCCCGGCGGCTCCGTCCGCGACGCCGCTGCCGTCCCCCTCGCCCTCGACGCCGACACGGCCGGCCTTCGTCTGGCCCTCGCCCCCGACGGACTGCGTCTGGCCTCGCCCGCGGGCCCGCCGCGCCGCTCCCTCGACCCCGCCCGCCGCCTGACCCCGCTCCTCCCGGATGGTGAACTGCTCAGCCCCCGCCCGCCGTACGACCTCGCCCTGACCTGGGCCCGGCTGGCCACCGCCGCCCAGGCGCTCGGTGTCGGGCTGGCGCTTGTCGACCGCACGGTGGAGTACGTCCGCCGACGCACCCAGTTCGGCGTCCCCGTCGGCTCCTTCCAGGCGGTCAAGCACCGCCTGGCCGACACCGCGACGGCCCTGGAGTTCGCCCGCCCCCTGCTGTTCGGGGCGGCGCTCTCCCTGCACCCGGGGGACGTGGCCGCCGCCAAGCTCAAGTCGTGCGAGGCGGCCTACACAGCGGCGCGCACGGCGCTGCAGCTGCACGGCGCGATCGGCTACACCGCGGAGTACGACCTGTCCCTGTGGCTGACCAAGGCCCGCGCCCTGCGCACCGCCTGGGGCACGCCCGAGGAGTGCCGGGAGCTGTTCCTCGAGGACGCGCTCAAGGGACCCGCAGGCGGGTGA
- a CDS encoding glutamate synthase subunit beta: MADPKGFLNHGREVAETRPVGERVKDWNEVYVPGSLLPIISKQASRCMDCGIPFCHNGCPLGNLIPEWNDYAYREDWGAASERLHATNNFPEFTGRLCPAPCESACVLGINQQPVTIKNVEVSIIDKAWETGDVAPQIPERLSGKTVAVIGSGPSGLAAAQQLTRAGHTVAVYERADRIGGLLRYGIPEFKMEKRHINRRIEQMRAEGTRFRTEVEVGRDINARDLKKRYDAIVIAAGATMARDLPVPGRDLKGIHQAMEYLPLANKVQEGDYVAPPISAEGKHVVVIGGGDTGADCVGTAHRQGAASVTQLEIMPRPNDERHPIGQPWPTFPILYKVTSAHEEGGERIYSASTTHFEGDEDGNVQWLHLAEVEFVDGKLTSKPGTERRIPAQLVTLAMGFTGTDRENGLVEQFGLDLDERGNIARDADFQTNVPGVFVAGDAGRGQSLIVWAIAEGRSAARGVDRHLTGASDLPAPIRPTDRALAV, translated from the coding sequence ATGGCTGACCCTAAGGGCTTCCTGAACCACGGCCGCGAGGTCGCCGAGACCCGTCCCGTCGGTGAGCGCGTCAAGGACTGGAACGAGGTCTACGTCCCCGGCTCCCTGCTGCCCATCATCAGCAAGCAGGCCAGCCGCTGCATGGACTGCGGCATCCCGTTCTGCCACAACGGCTGCCCGCTGGGGAACCTGATCCCCGAGTGGAACGACTACGCCTACCGCGAGGACTGGGGCGCCGCCTCCGAGCGCCTGCACGCGACCAACAACTTCCCGGAGTTCACCGGTCGCCTCTGTCCGGCCCCCTGCGAGTCGGCCTGCGTGCTCGGCATCAACCAGCAGCCGGTCACCATCAAGAACGTCGAGGTCTCGATCATCGACAAGGCGTGGGAGACCGGGGACGTCGCCCCGCAGATCCCCGAGCGCCTGTCCGGCAAGACGGTCGCGGTCATCGGCTCCGGCCCCTCGGGTCTCGCCGCCGCCCAGCAGCTGACCCGGGCCGGTCACACGGTCGCCGTCTACGAGCGCGCGGACCGCATCGGAGGCCTGCTGCGGTACGGCATCCCCGAGTTCAAGATGGAGAAGCGGCACATCAACCGCCGTATCGAGCAGATGCGCGCGGAGGGCACCCGCTTCCGTACCGAGGTCGAGGTCGGCCGCGACATCAACGCGCGTGACCTGAAGAAGCGCTACGACGCGATCGTGATCGCCGCCGGTGCGACCATGGCCCGCGACCTCCCGGTCCCCGGCCGTGACCTCAAGGGCATCCACCAGGCCATGGAGTACCTGCCGCTGGCCAACAAGGTCCAGGAGGGCGACTACGTGGCGCCCCCGATCTCGGCCGAGGGCAAGCACGTCGTCGTGATCGGCGGCGGTGACACCGGCGCGGACTGCGTGGGTACCGCCCACCGGCAGGGCGCGGCCTCCGTCACCCAGCTGGAGATCATGCCCCGCCCGAACGACGAGCGGCACCCGATCGGCCAGCCCTGGCCGACCTTCCCGATCCTGTACAAGGTCACCTCGGCCCACGAGGAGGGCGGCGAGCGGATCTACTCCGCCTCCACCACCCACTTCGAGGGCGACGAGGACGGCAACGTGCAGTGGCTGCACCTCGCCGAGGTCGAGTTCGTCGACGGCAAGCTGACCTCCAAGCCGGGCACCGAGCGCAGGATCCCGGCCCAGCTGGTCACCCTCGCCATGGGCTTCACCGGCACCGACCGGGAGAACGGCCTGGTGGAGCAGTTTGGTCTGGACCTCGACGAGCGCGGTAACATCGCCCGCGACGCCGACTTCCAGACCAACGTGCCGGGTGTGTTCGTCGCCGGTGACGCCGGCCGCGGACAGTCCCTGATCGTGTGGGCGATCGCGGAGGGCCGCTCGGCCGCCCGCGGTGTCGACCGCCACCTGACCGGTGCCAGCGACCTGCCGGCTCCGATCCGTCCGACGGACCGCGCGCTGGCGGTCTGA